The Lycium ferocissimum isolate CSIRO_LF1 chromosome 10, AGI_CSIRO_Lferr_CH_V1, whole genome shotgun sequence genome window below encodes:
- the LOC132033147 gene encoding protein IQ-DOMAIN 32, translated as MGKSTASSCFKIITCGSDSVDHDELEVPSESKSSSDKRGWSFRKKSARHRVLSNTVVSETPSGNKDWPESANANSQTQSNSTIPEKASVIQWADEKPQFSTIEKSQVSVDEKPQGQADEKSQVPEDEKPQGSEEEKPQGPEEEKPQGPEDEKPQGPEDEKPQDLEDAKPQVSADEKPQLSVEVSVDEKALVSEDEKPSISSDEQAHISSDEKPMVSALVETKLSEPVTNRVDDGKRDVIPDEHVVVIQTAVRAFLARRAQLKQKHITKLQAAVRGHLVRRHAVGTLRCVQAIVKMQALVRERHANRTAEGSNIKEKLNGKENSGTKSEFTYTSISKLLSNSFARQLLESTPKTKSINIKCDPSKSDSAWKWLERWMSVSSPGNQPSPQSELSVEQQEKETSEHPSNLVESKVQLDSEPMESLSAVPSESDENLITYDADSLELQTDNPSLSPRTQNVDDKISRDDIFYSLPTNFEVPEMEPDSFSAKTEVEREDTHSLEPLDTESKKVLHGSRKASNPAFIAAQTKFEELTSVAKPTKVSGLSNHKAEDESNEATFSSITDHSFGARETALSEKSVPHSTRAQVGGSSECGTELSISSTLDSPDRSEVGAHVFETEHHKNNGYPHIEDDSTNDLSQSDYVQAGREDPTDDVKHGDVMVSSDLSPEEQKHENNSVNVQIEQEAKTDRLYNASPNASPRSHITVPESEGTPSSQVSVNPKKTKSSEKSGSIPKRRSTAPAGKKSPSKSNHAPGTSSSEQLPKDHKNGKRRNSFGSTKAGQVDQEARDSSSSSTLPSYMQATESARAKAAIPNSSPRSSPDVHNKDEYIKKRHSLPGSNGRQGSPRIQRSLSNAQQGPKGNGTQSPQERKWQR; from the exons atgggAAAATCAACAGCTTCTTCTTGTTTCAAGATCATTACTTGTGGTAGTGATTCTGTTGATCATGATGAACTTGAAGTTCCTTCTGag AGTAAGAGCTCAAGCGACAAACGTGGATGGAGTTTCCGCAAGAAATCTGCCAGGCATCGTGTGTTAAGCAATACAGTAGTTTCAGAAACACCATCTGGGAACAAGGACTGGCCAGAATCTGCTAATGCCAACTCGCAAACGCAATCTAACTCTACCATCCCAGAGAAGGCATCTGTCATCCAATGGGCAGATGAGAAACCCCAGTTTTCAACTATCGAGAAGTCCCAAGTCTCAGTAGACGAGAAACCCCAGGGCCAGGCAGACGAGAAGTCTCAGGTCCCGGAAGACGAGAAGCCCCAGGGCTCGGAAGAGGAGAAGCCCCAGGGCCCGGAAGAGGAGAAGCCCCAGGGCCCGGAAGATGAGAAGCCCCAGGGCCCGGAAGATGAGAAGCCCCAGGACCTGGAAGATGCAAAGCCTCAGGTCTCCGCGGACGAGAAGCCACAGCTATCAGTGGAGGTCTCAGTGGATGAGAAGGCCTTGGTCTCCGAAGACGAGAAGCCCAGCATCTCTTCAGATGAGCAGGCCCACATCTCATCAGACGAGAAACCCATGGTCTCAGCCTTGGTGGAAACAAAGCTATCAGAGCCAGTAACAAATAGAGTCGATGATGGTAAAAGAGACGTCATTCCGGATGAACATGTTGTTGTTATCCAGACTGCAGTCAGAGCATTTCTG GCACGAAGAGCTCAACTGAAGCAAAAACATATAACTAAATTGCAAGCTGCTGTACGTGGACATTTAGTTCGCAGGCATGCAGTAGGAACTCTGCGATGTGTCCAAGCTATTGTCAAAATGCAAGCTCTTGTTCGAGAACGTCACGCTAATCGCACTGCAGAAGGATCTAATATCAAGGAGAAGCTAAAT GGAAAGGAGAACTCAGGGACGAAATCAGAGTTCACATATACTTCTATTTCAAAGCTACTGAGCAATAGCTTTGCTCGACAG CTCCTTGAATCAACTCCAAAGACCAAAAGTATTAATATTAAGTGTGACCCTTCCAAATCCGATTCCGCCTGGAAATGGTTAGAGAGGTGGATGTCTGTTTCATCACCAGGAAATCAACCGTCACCACAGTCAGAATTATCTGTGGAGCAGCAGGAAAAGGAAACTAGTGAACACCCCAGTAACCTTGTGGAAAGTAAAGTTCAGCTTGATTCTGAGCCAATGGAATCGTTATCTGCAGTGCCATCTGAAAGTGATGAAAATTTGATCACTTATGATGCAGACAGCTTAGAGTTGCAAACTGACAATCCATCACTATCTCCTCGGACTCAGAATGTTGATGATAAAATTTCAAGAGATGACATTTTCTATTCTCTTCCTACCAATTTTGAGGTCCCTGAGATGGAGCCCGATTCTTTTTCTGCAAAGACTGAAGTTGAGAGAGAGGATACACATTCTCTTGAACCTCTAGACACAGAGAGCAAAAAGGTTTTACATGGATCAAGAAAGGCAAGTAATCCTGCATTTATTGCTGCTCAGACAAAGTTTGAGGAACTCACTTCGGTAGCTAAACCAACCAAAGTGTCTGGTTTGTCCAATCATAAAGCTGAAGATGAATCTAACGAAGCTACGTTTTCTTCTATCACTGATCATTCATTTGGGGCAAGGGAAACTGCTCTGTCAGAAAAGTCCGTTCCTCATAGCACAAGAGCTCAAGTTGGTGGTTCTTCGGAATGTGGCACGGAGCTTTCAATTTCTTCTACCCTTGATTCACCAGATAGGTCTGAAGTCGGAGCTCATGTATTTGAAACTGAACATCATAAGAACAATGGATATCCTCACATTGAAGATGATAGCACAAATGACTTATCACAGTCCGACTATGTTCAGGCAGGGAGAGAGGATCCTACTGATGATGTTAAGCATGGAGATGTTATGGTCAGTTCAGATCTATCACCCGAAGAGCAGAAGCATGAGAACAATTCGGTTAACGTTCAAATAGAGCAAGAAGCTAAGACGGATCGGCTATACAACGCATCACCAAACGCATCTCCAAGGAGCCATATAACTGTCCCTGAATCTGAAGGGACACCTTCTAGTCAAGTGTCAGTGAATCCTAAGAAGACAAAAAGTAGTGAAAAAAGTGGATCAATTCCCAAGCGCCGTTCTACTGCCCCTGCTGGCAAAAAGTCTCCTTCAAAATCAAACCATGCTCCAGGTACAAGTAGTTCGGAACAATTACCTAAGGATCATAAAAATGGGAAACGACGGAACTCGTTCGGTTCAACAAAAGCTGGACAAGTTGATCAGGAGGCTAGAGATAGCAGTAGTAGCAGTACTCTCCCAAGTTACATGCAAGCAACAGAGTCTGCAAGAGCCAAAGCAGCTATCCCAAATAGCTCTCCAAGATCTAGTCCAGATGTCCACAATAAAGATGAATACATCAAAAAGAGACACTCTCTCCCTGGTTCAAATGGTAGGCAGGGTTCACCTCGTATCCAGCGGTCTCTCTCAAATGCACAGCAGGGTCCAAAGGGAAATGGAACTCAATCTCCACAGG AGAGGAAATGGCAGAGATGA
- the LOC132034767 gene encoding tRNA nucleotidyltransferase cca2-like — protein sequence MAESASPPSSSSILIDLTRDEKEIFDLLLKVVKHFNLDTHLRVAGGWVRDKLLGLQSNDIDIAIDNMTGQQFCEKVEQYKKKNEELCYDPNKVTVIKSKPDQSKHLETTKMRMHLKSGRYVLIDFVNLRSEDYSNNNSRIPTRLQQLGTALEDAYRRDLTINSLFYNIQTNSIEDFTKRGLEDLKSKRIVTPLNPKQTFMDDPLRVLRAIHFGARFGFMLDEELKKAAKDKDVRTALVDKISRERVGHEIDLMISGKQAKNPIQAMTSIADLKLFWNVFSVPCDAKPSNSEGFVRQCVAYLHSALRLLDLIGSSSFSNDQKILCLYAALFLPLRVRIYIYKEKNNKAKEREIPVVNHIVRDSLKLKASDAQTIISLHNAANRFVTFIPSLEVVEVGLLLREIKEFWRVALLLSMLLMHSVENIDKRSGLFKTVEDAIITTLGLEKVWEVKPLVDGKEIMEVLKIKSGGSVVKEWQQCLLVWQLEHHPSGTAKECLKWMKQKLGENEEQPSSFSLAREGQV from the coding sequence ATGGCGGAGTCAGCATCTCCACCTTCATCGTCGTCAATCCTTATTGATCTGACTCGAGACGAGAAGGAGATATTCGATCTTCTTCTCAAAGTTGTCAAGCATTTTAATCTCGATACGCATCTTCGTGTTGCTGGTGGCTGGGTTCGCGATAAGCTTCTAGGCTTACAGTCCAACGATATCGATATTGCTATAGACAATATGACAGGACAACAATTCTGCGAGAAAGTGGAacagtataaaaaaaaaaacgaagaaCTTTGTTATGATCCTAACAAAGTTACTGTCATAAAGTCCAAACCTGATCAGTCAAAACACTTGGAAACAACAAAGATGCGCATGCACCTTAAATCTGGACGTTACGTATTGATTGATTTTGTCAACTTAAGATCAGAAGATTATAGTAACAACAATAGTCGTATTCCTACAAGGCTACAACAACTTGGCACTGCATTAGAGGATGCATATCGTAGGGACTTGACAATTAATAGCTTGTTTTACAACATTCAAACAAATTCAATCGAAGATTTTACAAAAAGGGGTTTGGAAGATTTGAAGTCTAAAAGAATTGTCACTCCTTTAAATCCAAAGCAAACTTTTATGGATGATCCTTTAAGAGTCCTTCGAGCTATTCATTTTGGTGCAAGGTTTGGGTTTATGTTAGATGAAGAATTAAAGAAGGCAGCTAAAGATAAGGATGTGAGAACTGCTCTTGTTGATAAAATTAGCAGAGAACGCGTTGGACATGAAATTGATCTTATGATATCTGGAAAACAAGCGAAAAATCCAATACAAGCAATGACTTCTATTGCTGACTTGAAATTATTTTGGAATGTATTTAGTGTTCCATGTGATGCAAAACCATCAAATTCTGAGGGATTTGTAAGGCAGTGTGTTGCTTACTTGCATTCAGCTTTGAGGCTTTTGGATTTAATTggatcttcttcattttctaatGATCAAAAGATACTTTGCCTGTATGCTGCTTTATTTCTGCCATTGAGAGTGAGAATTTACATTTACAAAGAGAAGAATAACAAAGccaaagagagagagattcCAGTTGTCAATCATATTGTTCGCGATTCTCTCAAGTTGAAGGCCAGTGATGCACAAACAATCATAAGCTTGCATAATGCAGCTAACAGGTTTGTCACCTTCATTCCGTCActtgaagttgtagaagttgggcTGCTACTTCGAGAAATTAAAGAATTTTGGCGTGTCGCTCTTCTTCTATCTATGCTTTTGATGCATTCTGTTGAAAACATCGACAAGAGAAGCGGATTATTTAAGACAGTAGAGGATGCAATTATAACTACTCTAGGTTTGGAGAAGGTTTGGGAAGTGAAACCACTGGTTGATGGAAAGGAAATTATGGAAGttttgaagattaaaagtggaGGATCAGTTGTTAAAGAATGGCAACAATGCTTGCTAGTGTGGCAGCTTGAACATCACCCTTCTGGTACTGCTAAAGAATGCCTTAAATGGATGAAGCAAAAACTCGGTGAAAACGAAGAACAGCCGAGTAGTTTTTCACTTGCTCGTGAGGGACAAGTGTAG
- the LOC132033145 gene encoding uncharacterized protein LOC132033145 produces the protein MGQSSSTEQMSPEQREAESIAASTGALTNLQKAFSLLSDSQTNSIPIHSLQKCFRFSIEGSTNEELTVPKEFPVLLSHLSSSIVDLFFLSEKGGVSWIEFLKGYIKCSGRTVSSASLNSLLRLFGTISVKAGLPEKMQVVSDEEDSKISGFLSPVDLQMLLSMCWIMWWDSKKLRASSSLGDSGLPDVTHLVLSAVDSCAEADKKLDLWENSSILDLDIQLPVAKIIIWALKTVPSLADCFGQFVHARLCYLAPHKEKLEQADLFSHDISAKEMTAGHLLNSGRAWALSLTLRGTLSEEMSKACFPSAAEEVDDYLLYRSSLHGKGLNRFWSNVEGYNGPLLILISAHEVNNDAKRWIIGVLIEQGLENHDKFYGTSGSLYSISPVFNVFTPSGKEKNFVYSHLHATVKYDAHPKPVGLAFGGSSGNERIFVDEDFAKVTVRHHACDKTYHHGPLYPDQGYLPVEALIMDVEVLGLGGKRARDIQSSYKKREELFTEQRRKVDLNSFGNWEDSPEKMMMDMISNPNRVRREER, from the exons ATGGGACAATCTTCATCGACCGAACAAATGTCACCGGAACAACGAGAAGCAGAATCAATAGCAGCATCAACTGGTGCTCTAACTAATCTTCAAAAagctttttctcttctttctgaTTCTCAAACTAACTCCATTCCCATACATTCACTTCAG AAATGTTTTAGGTTCTCTATTGAGGGATCAACAAATGAAGAGTTAACAGTGCCAAAGGAATTTCCAGTTTTGCTGAGTCATTTGAGTTCTTCAATAGTTGACTTGTTTTTCTTGTCTGAAAAGGGAGGTGTCAGTTGGATTGAGTTCCTAAAAGGCTATATAAAGTGTTCTGGAAGGACAGTTAGTTCAGCTTCACTCAATAGTTTGTTAAGGTTATTTGGGACAATATCTGTCAAGGCAGGTCTTCCAGAAAAAATGCAGGTCGTTTCCGATGAGGAAGATAGCAAGATCAGTGGATTTTTATCGCCTGTTGATTTGCAGATGCTTCTTTCTATGTGTTGGATCATGTGGTGGGATTCAAAGAAGTTGAGGGCTTCGTCTAGTTTAGGTGATTCTGGTCTTCCAGATGTTACACATTTGGTTTTGTCAGCTGTAGACTCTTGTGCTGAAGCTGATAAAAAATTGGATTTATGGGAGAACAGCAGCATTTTAGACTTGGATATACAACTTCCTGTTGCAAAGATTATAATATGGGCTTTGAAAACAGTGCCAAGCCTCGCGGATTGCTTCGGACAATTCGTCCATGCGAGACTTTGTTACCTAGCTCCTCACAAG GAAAAACTTGAGCAAGCGGACCTTTTCTCGCATGATATTTCTGCCAAGGAAATGACCGCTGGCCATCTCCTTAATTCTGGAAGGGCTTGGGCTCTCTCACTTACATTGAGGGGCACTTTAAGTGAAGAGATGTCAAAGGCATGCTTTCCAAGTGCTGCAGAGGAAGTAGATGATTACCTACTTTATCG GTCTTCCCTTCATGGAAAAGGTCTGAATAGATTTTGGTCAAATGTTGAAGGATATAATGGTCCATTGCTAATTCTTATCTCTGCTCATGAGGTCAATAACGATGCAAAGAGATGGATAATTGGTGTTCTCATTGAGCAGGGTTTAGAAAATCATGACAAATTCTATGGGACGTCTGGTAGTTTATACTCCATTAGTCCGGTTTTTAATGTGTTCACACCTTCAG GAAAGGAGAAAAACTTTGTTTACAGCCACTTGCATGCGACAGTTAAATATGATGCTCATCCGAAGCCTGTCGGACTTGCTTTTGGAGGATCCTCTGGCAATGAAAGAATATTTGTGGATGAAGATTTTGCTAAAGTTACAGTTCGTCATCATGCTTGTGACAAAACTTACCATCATGGTCCTCTTTACCCTGATCAG GGGTACTTGCCAGTTGAAGCTTTGATTATGGATGTGGAGGTTTTGGGATTAGGAGGAAAAAGAGCTAGAGATATTCAATCATCGTATAAGAAAAGGGAGGAACTCTTTACTGAGCAAAGACGAAAG GTTGACTTGAATTCATTTGGAAATTGGGAAGATTCCCCTGAGAAAATGATGATGGATATGATTTCTAACCCCAACAGAGTTCGTCGGGAAGAACGATGA
- the LOC132035274 gene encoding uncharacterized protein LOC132035274, giving the protein MLKFLSKVKIEFNALDPRIASCMEFLAQCNAPKAKESNPSCQVQVKRRTDDHPPQITVTFVNGVEQSYDATSTPAQNIRTMILEKGQYLETEQMFREAGEKWPVIIPDHELKQPFLGIKPKKAEEKKQ; this is encoded by the exons atgtTGAAATTCTTGTCAAAGGTGAAAATCGAATTCAATGCGTTAGACCCACGTATAGCTTCATGTATGGAGTTTTTAGCTCAATGTAATGCTCCTAAAGCTAAAGAATCAAACCCAAGTTGTCAAGTACAGGTCAAGCGCCGCACAGATGACCACCCACCTCAAATTACTGTCACATTCGTTAATGGAGTCGAGCAATCATATGATGCCACGTCGACACCGGCACAGAATATAAGGACTATGATTCTTGAAAAGGGACAGTATCTTGAGACTGAACAGATGTTTCGTGAAGCTGGTGAGAAATGGCCTGTTATTATTCCTGATCATGAGCTCAAACAACCATTTCTTGGAATAAAG CCAAAGAAAGCAGAAGAGAAGAAGCAGTAA